One stretch of Brevibacillus laterosporus DNA includes these proteins:
- a CDS encoding S-layer homology domain-containing protein, whose amino-acid sequence MKSKKNIVAGITTLLLLIAVLCMRVQVLAASSLATTTLPMSTFTDIDEHWAKSYIQFLAERGIVKGKYIPFRPNDPITRGEAIALLHRVTQYSYGVVASPVEAAKVDKRYPLVQEIKQAVGTMNAMLYADQKAYTRFNPGENTLYLLHLSAVKKPMRIGNVLESDWWLSTEHLQAPLNREEASMLLFHTILPTIRHDLHIEPARLQEGLNGYYQATLPNAYQDTKSLYATGIKGYRLLEDHSGSFQPTDTMTRGQFAVILQRLLITNEEQKQGQWSGSIQEQTRISNLLITAATYAYQSKNEQLMATYFSKDALHTLAKLRPLPLHDFIGSYQMIDSKDKTMKAIGAYLSNITGKYEVEYEMVKSEENSNPYGWMITKITHTQK is encoded by the coding sequence TGCGTGTTCAGGTTTTAGCGGCTAGTTCGCTTGCTACTACTACCTTACCTATGAGTACCTTCACAGATATAGATGAACATTGGGCAAAATCTTACATTCAATTTCTTGCTGAGCGTGGTATCGTTAAGGGGAAATATATACCATTTCGTCCCAACGATCCGATCACCCGTGGAGAAGCAATTGCTTTGTTACATCGGGTCACCCAATATTCCTATGGAGTAGTAGCTTCCCCTGTTGAAGCAGCCAAAGTGGACAAACGATATCCGCTTGTTCAAGAAATCAAGCAAGCTGTAGGCACTATGAACGCTATGCTATATGCTGATCAGAAGGCATATACTCGTTTTAATCCAGGAGAAAATACTTTGTATCTACTTCACCTCAGTGCTGTTAAAAAACCAATGCGAATTGGCAATGTTTTGGAAAGTGATTGGTGGCTTTCCACAGAACATTTGCAAGCCCCATTAAATCGTGAAGAAGCTAGTATGCTGTTATTTCACACGATTCTTCCAACGATTCGACATGATTTACATATTGAGCCCGCGAGACTTCAGGAAGGTTTAAATGGCTACTATCAGGCGACGTTACCCAATGCTTATCAGGATACGAAGTCTTTGTATGCTACGGGAATTAAAGGCTACCGATTACTGGAGGATCATTCAGGCTCTTTTCAACCAACAGATACCATGACGCGGGGACAATTTGCTGTCATTTTACAGCGCCTACTGATCACTAATGAGGAACAAAAACAAGGTCAATGGAGTGGCTCTATTCAAGAGCAGACACGCATTAGCAATCTGTTGATAACAGCTGCCACCTATGCGTATCAAAGTAAAAATGAGCAATTGATGGCTACTTACTTCAGTAAAGATGCATTACATACGTTAGCCAAGCTACGACCTTTACCCTTGCATGATTTCATTGGTAGCTATCAAATGATAGACAGTAAAGATAAAACAATGAAGGCAATAGGAGCTTATCTTTCAAACATAACAGGTAAGTATGAAGTCGAATATGAGATGGTTAAAAGTGAAGAGAATAGTAACCCTTATGGCTGGATGATTACCAAAATTACCCATACTCAAAAATAA
- a CDS encoding gamma carbonic anhydrase family protein, whose protein sequence is MLLLPFEGKEPQIHPSVFIAKGAVVTGDVTIGEETSIWYNSVIRGDVSPTVIGKRVSVQDNSTLHQSPLCALIIEDDVTIGHNAVLHSCTVRQGALIGMGSIVLDGAEIGEDAMVAAGALVPPGMKVPPRTLVVGSPAKVKRELNEDDFKDLRRVRKSYVDKGKMYRKLEENPLSR, encoded by the coding sequence ATGCTACTACTTCCTTTTGAAGGCAAAGAGCCACAGATTCATCCCAGCGTTTTTATCGCCAAAGGTGCTGTCGTCACAGGTGATGTTACCATCGGCGAAGAGACATCGATCTGGTACAATTCGGTCATTCGGGGCGATGTCTCCCCTACTGTCATTGGTAAGCGGGTCAGTGTTCAAGATAATAGTACCCTTCACCAAAGTCCACTTTGTGCACTGATTATTGAAGACGATGTCACAATTGGCCATAATGCCGTGTTACATAGTTGTACCGTACGTCAAGGAGCCCTGATTGGTATGGGTTCCATCGTGCTAGATGGAGCAGAAATCGGCGAAGACGCCATGGTTGCCGCTGGTGCCTTGGTTCCACCTGGTATGAAGGTACCACCTCGTACACTAGTCGTAGGCTCTCCAGCTAAGGTAAAACGCGAATTAAACGAAGATGATTTTAAAGATTTACGCCGCGTTCGTAAATCGTATGTGGATAAAGGTAAAATGTATCGCAAGCTGGAAGAAAACCCTCTTTCCCGTTAA
- a CDS encoding N-acetyltransferase, translating to MNVFNLRIKGLRIYLQLLTPAHTEPFLAYLITNKEFHAPYVPLRDESFFTRENARNQTTQWEQVEQDQKYSFGIFEQESERLVGKITLSQVSRGPFQNAFIGYDMDQSCQRQGYMTEALHLVISFSFQRLLLHRVQANIMPHNRASQRVLEKVGFVKEGLGAHYLKINGNWEDHLFYALTKEKFDELYKDAPYPVSYEEREEKTSQKE from the coding sequence ATGAATGTATTTAACCTGCGGATAAAAGGCTTACGTATCTATTTGCAATTACTAACACCAGCTCATACAGAACCTTTTCTTGCTTATTTGATTACTAATAAAGAATTTCATGCCCCTTATGTTCCCTTGCGTGACGAAAGTTTTTTTACAAGGGAAAATGCTAGAAATCAGACCACTCAATGGGAGCAGGTTGAACAGGATCAGAAATATTCTTTTGGCATCTTTGAGCAGGAGAGTGAACGTCTCGTTGGCAAAATAACGCTATCGCAAGTATCTCGTGGTCCCTTTCAAAATGCTTTTATTGGTTATGATATGGATCAATCTTGTCAAAGGCAAGGTTATATGACCGAAGCCCTCCATCTCGTTATTTCGTTTTCCTTCCAAAGACTACTTCTACATCGTGTACAAGCGAATATCATGCCACATAATAGAGCGTCTCAGCGCGTTCTTGAGAAGGTTGGATTCGTAAAAGAAGGCCTTGGTGCCCATTATCTCAAGATCAATGGTAACTGGGAAGACCATCTGTTTTATGCTCTGACAAAAGAAAAGTTTGACGAGCTGTATAAAGATGCCCCTTATCCTGTTAGCTACGAAGAAAGAGAAGAGAAGACCTCTCAAAAAGAATAA
- the asnB gene encoding asparagine synthase (glutamine-hydrolyzing), giving the protein MCGITGWASFVRNVKEEKEIVEAMTKTLQYRGPDSSGYFFHDRVALGHRRLVVVDPEGGTQPMTKSYGDVSYTMVYNGELYNTEDLRKELLERGHRFASHSDTEVLLTAYVEWGEKCLERLNGIFAFAIWNEKEQLLFVARDRMGVKPFFYQEKDGQFLFGSEMKAILAHPEVEPIVDREGLAEVLLIAPARTPGHGVFQWMHELRPGYYGTYSQRGFTTEAYWHLTSREHHDNFETTVETIRELVVNAIERQLVADVPVSMLLSGGLDSSAITAIAARYYQQQGRGVVHTYSIDYKDNAHFFTAHAYQPDSDAQWIKRVSDYIGTEHHYIEFDTPELVQALKTAVYARDLPGMADIDASLYLFCAEMKKETTVVLSGECADEIFGGYPWFHQEEALFADTFPWARQNDQRFKWLSAEMQAWLQPDSYVKGRYRESLAEVPRLVGEDRLEEKRREMFYLNHTWFMNTLLDRKDRMSMMASLEARVPFCDHRLVEYVWNVPWEMKMHDRREKGILRNALEGILPDDVLYRKKSPYPKTHNPAYAQATRQWLMDVLDDSGSPLHALLDVAYLRSMLQKDVSAIDIPFFGQLMSTPQMYAFLAQLDFWMKEYKVRVM; this is encoded by the coding sequence ATGTGTGGAATTACAGGCTGGGCCAGTTTTGTGCGGAATGTAAAGGAAGAGAAAGAGATCGTAGAAGCGATGACCAAGACACTTCAATACAGGGGTCCAGATAGCTCCGGGTATTTCTTCCATGATCGGGTTGCGCTTGGGCATCGCCGCCTCGTAGTTGTAGATCCTGAGGGCGGGACTCAACCTATGACCAAAAGCTATGGAGACGTGAGCTACACGATGGTGTATAACGGTGAATTGTACAATACGGAAGATTTACGCAAAGAATTACTAGAGCGTGGTCATCGGTTCGCCTCCCACTCGGATACTGAAGTATTACTCACGGCTTACGTAGAATGGGGAGAAAAATGTCTTGAACGGCTAAACGGCATTTTTGCATTCGCCATTTGGAACGAAAAAGAGCAACTATTATTTGTAGCTCGTGATCGAATGGGTGTAAAACCGTTCTTTTACCAGGAAAAAGACGGGCAGTTCCTGTTTGGTTCAGAAATGAAAGCGATCCTCGCCCATCCTGAGGTTGAGCCTATTGTTGATCGGGAAGGTCTAGCTGAAGTACTGCTGATTGCGCCTGCTCGCACACCCGGACATGGTGTATTCCAGTGGATGCATGAATTACGTCCCGGTTATTATGGCACATACTCTCAGCGTGGTTTTACTACAGAAGCATACTGGCATTTGACAAGTCGTGAACATCACGACAATTTTGAGACAACCGTTGAAACGATACGTGAACTAGTTGTGAATGCAATCGAACGACAACTCGTTGCTGACGTTCCCGTCTCTATGTTGTTGTCAGGGGGTCTTGATTCCAGTGCCATCACCGCTATTGCGGCGCGATACTATCAACAACAAGGAAGAGGAGTTGTCCATACCTACTCCATTGATTACAAAGATAATGCACACTTTTTCACCGCTCATGCCTATCAGCCCGATTCAGACGCTCAATGGATCAAACGAGTGAGTGATTATATCGGAACGGAGCACCACTATATAGAATTTGACACCCCCGAGTTGGTGCAAGCGCTCAAAACTGCTGTTTATGCCCGCGATTTGCCCGGTATGGCTGATATTGATGCATCATTGTACCTCTTTTGTGCTGAAATGAAAAAAGAGACAACTGTCGTACTTTCTGGTGAATGTGCGGACGAAATATTTGGAGGCTATCCGTGGTTTCATCAGGAAGAGGCCCTATTTGCAGATACTTTTCCTTGGGCAAGACAGAATGATCAACGCTTCAAATGGCTATCGGCTGAAATGCAGGCTTGGTTACAACCAGATTCATATGTAAAAGGGCGTTATCGTGAATCGCTAGCTGAGGTTCCTCGCTTGGTAGGGGAAGACAGACTAGAAGAGAAGCGACGAGAGATGTTTTATTTAAACCATACATGGTTTATGAACACTTTGTTAGATCGAAAAGATCGGATGAGTATGATGGCTAGTCTAGAAGCACGAGTTCCATTTTGCGATCACCGACTTGTTGAATACGTGTGGAATGTGCCTTGGGAGATGAAAATGCACGATCGTAGGGAAAAAGGGATTTTACGTAATGCACTAGAAGGTATCTTGCCCGATGATGTGTTATATCGTAAAAAAAGCCCTTATCCTAAAACACATAATCCCGCATATGCCCAAGCAACTAGGCAATGGCTTATGGATGTACTAGATGATAGCGGTTCTCCCCTTCATGCCCTATTAGATGTCGCCTATCTGCGTAGCATGCTTCAAAAAGATGTTTCAGCGATCGATATTCCTTTTTTTGGTCAGCTAATGAGCACCCCTCAAATGTACGCCTTTTTGGCACAGCTAGACTTTTGGATGAAAGAATATAAAGTACGAGTGATGTAA
- a CDS encoding PAS domain-containing sensor histidine kinase, with protein MREVISWLETDGFVSFVQNCPDGVLVLSLEGNVLYANESWYELAGNTLDEEYRADVDVQLLRLQQGLLQIEPGVLQTLITSHEPYIIQIPHKKGWRMDVSFTFFPIKWYKGEAAVGVLVRDVTEQKQRQKKLEENEQSFKSFIQYSYDAIFLLSPEFEVLRISNSFPIITGYSPQELYDNPRILLPDEATLLEQQQHFDHVMKTGKPVLFRTKRRHKNGDLLEICMTYKPVCNKADRIVGVVAVMRNITERVQVETELRDAKELLESFVKSASDCIVLIDLDWNILMVNPACEKMYGYSYEELIMHQENLLKPVILKGIIGNTQKAMDGKMVLDEENQFTHRNGNLVYTLSSYIPIRNHEGRILAVALITKDVTEQRRIAQALGDSEAKYRLISENMTDLIAILDRSGRYIYVSPSFQTILGYTPESLLGMDYRQWIHTEDKEFLRQGRKQLVAEGTVMQVELRYRCASGEWMYLEANGTPVFNGKQNLEHFVFVARNITDRKQAEALLRNSDKLSLIGEMAAGVAHEIRNPLTALRGFIQLLQAQTDEHHFYFEVMLSELDRINFIVSELLVLSKPQVQHVKQKNVVDLIRNVMTLLESQALMHNVVFQFDFEDQQILITCEENQIKQVFINIMKNAMEAMPNGGIIQITVKQEGQMVDICFRDEGCGIPKDRVSKLGEPFYTTKDKGTGLGLMVSKKIIRDHQGFLLIDSVINQGTTVHVNVPLSILKQ; from the coding sequence GTGCGAGAGGTCATCTCGTGGTTAGAAACAGACGGATTTGTCTCTTTTGTTCAAAATTGTCCAGATGGAGTCCTAGTCCTTTCCTTAGAAGGGAACGTTTTGTATGCCAATGAGTCCTGGTACGAACTAGCAGGTAATACGTTAGATGAAGAATACAGAGCAGACGTTGATGTCCAGCTGCTCCGATTACAGCAAGGGTTATTGCAAATAGAACCAGGTGTCTTGCAAACATTGATTACCAGTCATGAGCCTTATATCATTCAAATTCCTCATAAGAAAGGTTGGAGGATGGACGTATCTTTTACGTTTTTCCCGATCAAGTGGTACAAAGGTGAGGCGGCAGTAGGAGTACTTGTTCGAGATGTGACGGAACAGAAGCAAAGACAGAAGAAACTTGAAGAAAACGAACAGAGCTTTAAATCCTTCATTCAGTATTCGTACGACGCAATTTTCCTACTTTCTCCTGAGTTTGAGGTGCTGCGCATAAGCAATTCATTTCCGATCATAACTGGATATTCTCCTCAGGAACTTTATGACAACCCCAGAATTCTACTTCCCGATGAAGCTACGTTACTAGAGCAACAACAACATTTCGATCATGTCATGAAAACAGGAAAGCCCGTTCTATTTCGCACCAAACGACGCCATAAGAATGGTGATCTTCTGGAGATTTGCATGACTTATAAACCAGTTTGTAATAAAGCTGATCGCATAGTTGGTGTAGTAGCAGTGATGCGCAATATCACGGAGCGTGTTCAGGTTGAAACTGAACTACGAGATGCTAAAGAACTATTGGAATCTTTCGTGAAAAGTGCCTCTGATTGTATTGTGCTTATTGATTTAGATTGGAATATTCTAATGGTAAACCCCGCTTGCGAAAAAATGTATGGCTACAGTTATGAAGAATTAATTATGCATCAAGAAAATCTGCTAAAGCCAGTAATTCTGAAAGGAATTATAGGTAACACACAAAAGGCCATGGACGGAAAGATGGTTTTAGACGAGGAGAATCAATTCACTCACAGAAATGGTAATCTTGTTTACACGCTTTCTTCTTATATTCCGATTCGAAATCATGAAGGAAGGATTTTGGCAGTAGCTTTGATTACGAAGGATGTGACAGAACAAAGAAGGATTGCGCAGGCATTAGGAGATAGCGAGGCGAAATACAGACTGATTTCTGAAAATATGACGGATCTTATCGCAATTTTGGATCGGAGTGGGCGCTATATCTATGTGTCTCCATCGTTCCAAACTATTCTGGGCTATACACCTGAGAGTTTATTGGGAATGGATTATCGTCAGTGGATACATACGGAGGATAAAGAGTTTTTGAGGCAGGGACGCAAGCAATTGGTTGCAGAGGGTACAGTTATGCAAGTGGAGCTTCGCTATCGATGTGCTTCTGGTGAGTGGATGTATTTGGAGGCAAACGGAACGCCGGTTTTTAATGGTAAACAAAATTTAGAGCATTTTGTATTTGTAGCTCGCAATATTACAGATCGCAAACAAGCGGAGGCCCTATTACGTAACTCGGACAAGCTCTCTCTTATTGGTGAGATGGCCGCAGGTGTTGCTCACGAAATTCGTAATCCGTTAACAGCATTGCGAGGTTTTATCCAATTATTACAGGCACAGACAGATGAACATCACTTTTATTTTGAGGTTATGTTATCTGAATTGGATCGAATCAATTTTATTGTCAGTGAGCTATTGGTGCTATCGAAGCCGCAAGTTCAACATGTAAAGCAAAAAAATGTAGTGGACCTCATTCGCAATGTTATGACGCTATTAGAGAGCCAAGCATTGATGCATAATGTGGTTTTTCAGTTCGATTTTGAAGATCAGCAGATATTGATTACCTGTGAGGAGAATCAGATCAAACAAGTTTTTATTAATATCATGAAAAATGCAATGGAAGCGATGCCAAATGGTGGAATAATACAAATAACCGTGAAACAAGAGGGACAGATGGTTGACATTTGTTTTCGTGATGAAGGATGCGGCATACCGAAAGATCGTGTTAGCAAACTAGGGGAGCCTTTTTACACCACAAAAGATAAAGGTACTGGACTCGGCCTTATGGTCAGCAAAAAAATTATTCGAGATCATCAAGGTTTCTTACTCATTGATAGTGTGATAAATCAAGGAACAACTGTGCATGTGAATGTACCACTCTCCATTCTGAAACAATAA